In Lentilitoribacter sp. Alg239-R112, the following proteins share a genomic window:
- a CDS encoding ABC transporter ATP-binding protein, producing MSQTLIELKNADLTLGSEASSVHVLKKMSLTLNAGESAGIVGPSGSGKSTLLMVLAGLERLDSGEVNIAGSAIHNMSEDEAAAFRGRNIGIVFQSFHLIPNMTALENVAVPLELAGEKQAFKKAEQELISVGLGERMTHYPSELSGGEQQRVAIARALAPSPKLLIADEPTGNLDGDTGTQITDLLFAKQAERNMTLVLVTHDPSLAEKCDRQIAVRSGEIEASSDKNLVEA from the coding sequence GTGTCGCAAACTCTCATCGAATTAAAAAATGCTGATCTTACTCTTGGGAGTGAAGCTTCATCTGTTCATGTGCTTAAGAAAATGAGCCTGACATTGAATGCTGGTGAAAGTGCGGGCATCGTCGGGCCATCTGGTTCGGGCAAGTCAACATTGCTGATGGTTTTGGCGGGACTTGAACGGCTCGATAGTGGCGAAGTAAATATTGCAGGTTCGGCAATTCACAATATGAGCGAAGATGAGGCCGCGGCCTTCCGTGGTAGAAATATTGGCATTGTATTTCAGTCATTCCACCTCATTCCGAATATGACAGCGCTTGAAAATGTTGCGGTTCCGTTAGAGCTTGCTGGTGAAAAGCAAGCGTTTAAAAAGGCTGAACAAGAATTAATTTCCGTTGGTCTTGGTGAGCGTATGACCCATTATCCGTCGGAATTATCTGGTGGTGAGCAACAGCGTGTTGCGATTGCAAGAGCTTTGGCACCATCGCCGAAGTTACTTATTGCGGACGAACCGACCGGTAATCTTGATGGTGATACCGGCACACAGATCACAGATTTGCTATTTGCCAAACAAGCAGAACGGAACATGACATTGGTTTTGGTAACGCACGATCCTTCTCTTGCTGAAAAATGCGATCGTCAAATTGCTGTTCGTTCAGGTGAGATTGAAGCTTCATCTGATAAAAATCTAGTTGAGGCTTAA
- a CDS encoding arylesterase: MRFKDKFTILYNLLVILLFTSLPAKAEPINIVAFGDSLMAGYQLPQGEAYPLKLADALTAKGYDIIMSNASVSGDTTSGGLSRLDWSIPDGTDAVILGLGANDALRGLPADITRKNIDKMIARLKERNIDVILMGMLAPPNMGSDYEAAFNPIYPEIAEKYQVNRYPFFLDGVAGVEALNIEDGIHPNPEGIALLVERTLPSVEDFLRSITD; the protein is encoded by the coding sequence ATGAGATTCAAAGATAAGTTTACAATACTTTACAATTTACTTGTAATATTGCTGTTTACCAGCTTGCCAGCAAAAGCTGAACCAATAAATATCGTTGCATTTGGCGACAGCTTAATGGCTGGTTATCAGTTGCCACAAGGTGAAGCATATCCTTTGAAACTGGCAGATGCTTTGACTGCAAAAGGATATGATATCATCATGTCCAATGCATCCGTTTCTGGTGATACAACATCGGGCGGCTTATCACGGCTTGATTGGTCTATCCCCGATGGCACGGATGCTGTTATCCTAGGACTTGGTGCAAATGATGCGCTTAGAGGCCTGCCGGCTGATATCACACGTAAAAACATTGACAAGATGATAGCCCGTTTGAAAGAACGCAATATCGACGTTATCTTAATGGGTATGCTTGCCCCGCCAAACATGGGCAGCGATTACGAAGCGGCATTTAATCCGATCTACCCCGAAATCGCGGAAAAGTATCAAGTAAATCGCTATCCATTTTTCTTAGATGGCGTTGCAGGTGTCGAAGCACTTAATATCGAGGATGGCATTCATCCAAACCCTGAAGGTATTGCCTTGCTTGTTGAAAGAACACTTCCATCCGTTGAGGATTTTCTAAGATCAATCACTGATTAA